GCGGCCCCCGCCAGAGACGTGTGTCTCGAAGCTCTCAGGTTGGGAGAAAAGGACGTAGGGCATCAAAGGATTTTACAGGCAAAGTCCATCCAGACATCCCCGACAGAGGAGGGTGGGACGCTGCCACCTCCTCCCGTGGGCGTCCTGCCTGGCGCCGCAGTTGGAGATTCAGCCGGGACATCCTCACCTCCGGGACCTCAGACCAAATTCTGCTCAGAGATTTCTTTGGTCGTGTCTCCAAGGCGGATATCAGTTCAGCTCGACGCACATCAGCCCCTCCAGCTTCCGCCCCCTGCATCACTGCCCTGGTCTGACGGTCAAGGACAGGCCGGCTCACAGCCTTCCCATCCTTCTCTTCACACGGAGTCTGGAACCAGCCACGAGTACTCTGCTTTCCCATCTTCTGAAAACGGCCGTAACATCCCCCCTGCGCCGCCTCTGCCTCCGGAGTCCTCCCACCCGATGCCTGGCCTGGGCACTGCGGCTCCCCCACCGCGCCCTCCCCCTGCCGCACCTGGGCCTTTGCTGCCCAGCCCAGCGGGTCCCTCACCTTCCCCTCTGCCGGGTCCAGAGATGGTGCCACCCCGTCCCCCACCTTTGCCTGGTGAGGGAATTCCTCCTGCCCCCCCTCTTCCTGGAGAGGGAATTCCTCCTGCCCCCCCTCTTCCTGGAGTGGGAATACCTCCTGCCCCCCCTCTTCCTGGAGTGGGAATACCTCCTGCCCCCCCTCTTCCTGGAGTGGGAATACCTCCTGCCCCACCTCTTCCTGGAGAGGGAATTCCTCCTGCCCCCCCTCTTCCTGGAGTGGGAATTCCTCCTGCCCCCCCTCTTCCTGGAGTGGGAAttcctcctgccccacctcttcctggagtgggaattcctcctgccccacctctTCCTGGAGTGGGAATTCCTCCTGCTCCCCCTCTTCCTGGTATGGGAATACCTCCTCCCCCGCCTCTTCCTGGAGTGGGAATTCCTCCTGCTCCCCCTCTTCCTGGTATGGGAATACCTCCTCCCCCGCCTCTTCCTGGAGTGGGAATTCCTCCTGCTCCCCCTCTTCCTGGAGTTGGAATACCTCCTGCCCCACCTCTTCCTGGAGTGGGAATTCCTCCTGCTCCCCCTCTTCCTGGAGTGGGAATACCTCCTGCCCCACCTCTTCCTGGAGTGGGAATTCCTCCTGCTCCCCCTCTTCCTGGAGTGGGAatacctcctcccccacctcttcctggTATGGGAATTCCTCCTGCCCCCCCTCTCCCCAGTGAAGGAATACCTCCTGCCCCCCCTCTTCCTGGAGTGGGTATTCCTCCTCCCCCGCCTCTTCCTGGTATGGGAatacctcctccccctcctctgccaggTGAAGGAATACCTCCTGTTCCACCTCCTCCTTTGCCTGGTGTGGGGATTCCACCTCCTctagcccctccccctcctccccttcctggaacaggtgcccccccccccaccaccaccccctctgcctcctggatCAGGCCTTCCTCTCCCACCACAAGTTGGGAGTAGCACTTTACCGGCACCGCAGGCGTGTGgatttcttcctcctccattgCCAACTGGCTTGTTTGGATTCGGGTTGAACCAGGACAAAGGGAGTAGAAAGCAGCCAATAGAGCCTTGTCGGCCAATGAAGCCTCTGTATTGGACCAGAATTCAACTGCACAGTAAAAGAGACTCCAGTGCTTcacttatttgggaaaaaatcGAAGAGCCATCCATAGATTGTCATGAATTTGAggaattattttctaaatctactgtaaaggaaaggaagaaaccgATTTCTGACACCATCACAAAGACCAAGGCTAAACAAGTTGTCAAGTTACTAAGCAACAAAAGGTCACAAGCAGTTGGAATATTGATGTCTAGCCTTCACTTAGATATGAAAGATATACAACATGCTGTGGTGAACTTGGACAATTCTGTGGTTGACCTGGAGACCCTTCAAGCTCTTTATGAGAATAGAGCACAGTCCGATGAActggaaaaaattgaaaagcacGGCCGGACCTCCAAAGACAAGGAAAACACCAAATCTCTGGACAAACCTGAGCAGTTCCTTTACAAACTGTCACTAATCCCCAACTTTTCAGAGCGAGTCTTTTGCATCCTGTTTCAGTCCACATTTTCAGAAAGCATTTGCTCAATTCGGCGCAAACTGGAGCTGCTACAGAAGTTGTGTGAGACATTAAAAAATGGCTCAGGGGTCATGCAGGTTTTGGGTTTGGTTCTTGCCTTTGACAACTACATGAATGGTGGAAATAAGACTCGGGGACAGGCAGATGGTTTCGGGTTAGACATTCTTCCGAAGCTGAAAGACGTCAAAAGCAGTGACAATAGCAGAAGCCTTTTGTCATATATCGTGTCCTATTATCTTCGCAATTTTGATGAGGATGCCGGGAAGGAGCAGTGTGTGTTTTCACTGCCCGAACCCCAGGACCTCTTTCAGGCCTCACAGATGAAATTTGAAGATTTTCAAAAAGACCTCAGAAAACTCAAGAAAGACTTGAGAGCCTGTGAGGTTGAAGCAGGAAAAGTGTACCAGGTGTCCTCAGAAGAGCACATCCAGCCTTTCAAAGAAAACATGGAACAATTTATTATTCAAGCTAAAATTGACCAAGAAGTAGAGGAGAACTCACTGACAGAGACTCATAAATGCTTTTTGGAGACTACAGCCTATTTCTTCATGAGACCAAAACTTGGAGAGAAGGAGGTGTCCCCAAATGTTTTCTTCAGTATCTGGCATGAATTCAGCTCTGACTTTAAAGATTTTtggaagaaagagaacaaacttatTCTACAAGAGAGAGTAAAAGAAGCTGAAGAGGTGTGTaggcagaaaaagggaaaatcactttataaaataaaaccaagacaTGACTCtggaattaaagcaaaaataagtatGAAAACCTGAACAGTGAAAAGCAGAACGAAAATGAGTCACTGCAGCCACTTCCACAGAATTCAGCCAgcctgagggcaggagggaaactcatcattttgatcatttttcttcttggccTCTTGCATAATAATCTTTGTGTTTTCCAGACAGTTCACTGATGGTTGAATTCTATTGTAtgttccaaagaaaaaaaaaaaaaaaaaggcaaagcagTAGGCCAGTGGAGAATGTAAcaccttttctttttgtaaaagttTATGGTATTTTaccaagaaaccaaaacagcATGTGTAAGAGGCAGTATCTGCATTAATTCTGAACATGCTAAACAGTAACCTCCAATTTACTGATGTGAGAATATCCCTGTCACAGCCAAACACGTTCCTTTCTACTGACGACCAGTACTCCACGTCACTGCATTTAGATTTATggttaaaatgttatttctagtGAATTGTTTGTATCAGTTTCATGTCTAcatataaaatttctattttaaaatcgaAGTACCATTTATATATGTCATAGTCAAGGCTTTCCCAGCTCTTGGGTTGGTCTCTGTAACTATATATTTGTGAAAGAAGATTATCACTTTTTTAACTCGTCAgataatgaatagaaaaaaaatatagcaaaaggaaAACCTTTCCTATAAATCATTTAATATAAGCAGGAATCagaattttaagtttaataaggGCGTTTATCAACGATGTCATTTGGGACCCTCCATTAAGCCAATCTTCAGCAAAGGTCAATTAAACTAAAGTTGTGCCTCTCTGTAACTTTTACCATTGCCCATCACAAAGAAAATGACACAGTACTTTTaaggaatttaaataaatgatgctCATAAAATTGCCAAACATGACTAACTGTTGgcaaaaaaaagagtaacttttaGATGGATTGGCATCTACCTAGAACTTGTGAATTAAACCCAGCTGCCTGAGTATTGTGACCTTATTGGGATTGTCTGTATGTGTTATGGCAGTTGACTAAAAGCTATGAGTATGCAAAGATTTATGATCTAAAGGAGCCTAGGAAAagattttgttttagtttgaGAGGAAAAGAGTAAATCTTCCACTCTTTCTGAGAGTATTTTAAAGTCAGCTCCTGATGCATTATGATGATTTTGCCTaacattaatagatttttttaaaaagttcttttaatGGTATGTCTTGGGGTACAGCTGTGAATAAAGGGGAGAATGTGTTGCTATTGCAAACCAattatggaaacaacttaaaaagaaaatatgaatcatAACTATGTTTGTATTTATGTAAAGTATGGTCCTTACCTTTCAGTCTGTAGTTGACGTGCACAGACATAGTAGTGGCTCTCGGGTTGCTGTTCTGCCATCTTCCTGTCTCCTTCGGTCCCTCCATGTGTACATGACCTTCTTCAATGATATAATAGGGCATTTAACAGAGATCGCTATGTGCAATACTGTATTTagtgtttctattttaatttttctaggacgttaatttatatgaaaataaaaggaataataaaagagTTCTGTGCCTATTGTGTATGTATCACCCTAAAGATACTTGCAAAATATTTCACATGGGTGGAATTAAATTAGATCATctgtgtctgaaaaaaaaaaaaaaaaaaattggttcctCTCCCTTAGCAATACGCATTTCAGactcatcctttttttttgttgACTTGATAGTTCATTCCATTTTATCACTGAAGAGTATTCCATCTTATAGATGGACCACAATTTGTCTATTCACCTATTGAAAGACATCTTGATTGCATCCAGCTTTTGGCAACTGTGAATAAAGCCACACATGCAGGATTTTGTGTAACCACAAGTTTCcaaatcagtaaaataaatatctagaagTGTCATTGCTGGATAGATAGTTTGGTAAGTTTacatttagctttgtaagaaactgctaaagtcttccaaaataggtgaatcattttgcatttccaccagcaatgaatgaaaggTTCTGCGTTCTATATACTCACGGGCAGTTTATATTATCAGCTTTTAATACCTCTTATAGAGCAGATCTGCTGGCAATAAATTTCCTAGGTTTCTGTTTGTCTGAAAAGTCATCATTTTTCTTCACTCATGAAGAATAATTCTAATGCAGTagctttttctttcaacattttaaagagTTCAGTATACTCTCCTCTTGATTGTATGGTATCTAATGAAAAGTCTGATGATAGATTGTTATCCTTGTCCCACTCCTTGACCAACtttcttcaagattttctctttgtctttacttttctgaaatttaaatatcatatgcctagggtttttgcttttttaatcctGTTTCATGTTTTCTGAGCGACTTATATCTGTGGCttggtgtctgtcattaatttttgaaGGTTATTAACCATTATTAATTCACATTTTCcccattctctttcttcttgtaCTGATATCCCAGTTGTAtgcacatattatatataatatataatgtaataacatatataatatatattatatataatataatacatgtatgtgtgttacACATTTGTGTACCATCCCACAGTTCTTGGctattctattctgttcctttcattgtttttttttctttgtttcatttgagAAATTTCTATATTCACCTAACTTCAacatcactgattctttccttagcTGTGTTGCATCTGCTgtgagcccatcaaaggcattcttcacttTTATTactctattctttatttcttttatttattttttaaaaatttttattggagtatagttgattttcaatgttatgttagtttcaggtatacagcaagtgaatcagttatacacacacacacacacacatccactcttttttagattcttttcccatataggccattacggagtattgagtagagttcccagtgctatatagTACAAATTTATTAgttgcctattttatatacagtagcatgtatatgtcactcccaatctcccaatttattgctCCCTACCCcttagcccctggtaaccataagtttgttttctacatctgtaactttatttctgttttgtagataagttcaaaCAAATGAACTTAGATCTATCAAAAATAATCTATCtaattatttttgattatttcttttagttCCCTTTTTTCTGTTTGCATTAATCATATGGTCTTGCATATTGCctactttttccattagaatccttaatatattaatcatagttattttaactACCTTGTctgataatttcaacatctgtGACCAACAGTCTCCAGCTCACATTTTATCCTTATTTCCCTGACTTTAAAAAGtgccaattattttcttttaaaatcacaacTTAACTTCATAGCTTTCTAGCTGTAGGCATTTTACATCATACATGTTATTTAACATAATAATATGAATCAGGGTTCAGtcaggaaacagaaaccacacCTGTAATTTGaacagaaaaattaatataagGAATTGTTAACTAATAAAAAGCAATTACTGAAAAGAGCAAAGACTCTGAGGTGTAGGAAGCAGCTACTATGTTTGCAAGAGAATATGTTAGGAAGGAATTTAGGGCAGGTAGATACTCAATCTATGTCCTAGATTCAGATATATCATTAGAGGCCATGGCTGCTATGGAAATGTGCAACTCTGTAATAGAGAATAAATTTGCAAAGGAAACTGACAAAGCTTAACTGTGAGGGCCTCTGAGTTGTGTACTGCTGGCTATGCACAaaccacatacatacacatgtcaCACTAATGCATAGCCTATCACTCAGAAAAGAGCACACTGAAAGAATGAAGGACAGTCCCTTTACCCTACTCTAGCCTTGCAGAGGCCTTTTGCTACTATTAGCAAAGCCTGCTGTCGTCCAtactagaaaaatagaaatgtgtacaGTGCCCATCTCTAATGTCACAAACTAGAGTAAAGGAGAGTAAATTTGGAGCTGGGAATCAATACATTAGTAACTGACACAGGAATAACTCTTTTGACTCTTTTCTATAATGGAATATACCTTTTTGAGGTTTGGGGACAATCATAAAATGAGGTATAGAAAAATCTCATTACttatatttgaaaatcagtgtTTTCTTCCTCAAGTTTATTCTAGACAATTGTAAGTAAATCCAAAGTCTCAGAAAGTATAATGCAAACAAATACTTATATCTTAACCACCAGGCATTATATTTCCAGACTATATGAATCCCAGTACTtgtaataaaataactttttaaattattataatttaaataattttaaactataaaatatcaaaaattgcattctttcctctttgatatGCTTTTATAGGAGCAGAGCACTCTCACTTTTAAATCCTTAATATTTGAACAATATATCTGATTTATAGTTTGctccttaaaaaatattaaagtattttaataaatactattttactAAAAATAGGTGTTTTGTTGATTATGGGTGTTAGTTTTTAGCAAATTTTCTTATACATATAGTGGTAAATGTACAAATTTCATTAAATGTCAAAGTATAATTcactaaattttaatttgtaattaagcattaaaaatttgtaaaaagcatttctgaaataaaacttGTATAAGGAGCAGCAAGAAATAGGAAGGGGCTATTCAGACCTTCTGAAACATTCAATATACATCTTAATTTTTTAGGAGGCGTGCACTATGATCTTTTAAAAGTTATGCTCTTTGAAAAGACATGGTCTTTAGTGTACTTCCTCGTATTATAGACTCCTCACACCACAACCATGATGCTAAGTAGGGCAGCAGATAATACTCCTGAACTAGTTGGCAGCCGTGAACACATGAAAATGTTTTTGAGGATGTGCTCACTGCTATTTACTGACCTTTTGGAAAGAACCTGATGTCCCTGTGTTTTATGGACAACACATAATAGAATCTGCCCTTCAGTCTCTGGATATGTTGTGATGCAGTGTCACCAAATCAAGACTTTTATTAGACCTTTATAAACATCAGAATTGGCATATtccaagtatatattttttatacatctttgttGTAAAAACTCCCTTAAAAGCAATCCAGTAAACTGTCATTTAAGAAATCAAAATTGCAGTGTTGAATTAGATGCCAGACTATAATTGAGCAATGACctcaaatttaaaattctttttttaaatttaatttttattttatattggagtatagtttatttacaatgttgtgctagtttcaggtgtgcagcaaagttattcagttatacatatatccattctttttcagattcttttctgaaaggttattacagaatattgagtatagtgtccttgttgattattttatatatactagtgtgtatatgataaccccaaactcctaatttaaaattctaaataatggCTGATCTAATACAATAGTTTCTCAAAGGCATCAAATCTTTTTATGTAGGTTGAAATACAAACAGTGAAAGATAACCTtatgttatattttttgtttacaAATAGTAAGTAACCCAGCACACCACCAGTCAGGATCCCTTACAGTGCTCAACTTAGGATAAAATAAAAGCCTCTGTGCCTGTTGTAACTATACATAGTGAGAAGAATAGACACTGGCaacaaacttttcattatattcTCAAGTTACTGGGTAGAAGCCATATTCAATTATTCATAAAGAATATCTAaaggcaaatttaaaaattatagtagtATATAATACTACAAGatcccaaagaaacaaaagcaataatATTCACCACacatgaataagaaaaataaggcaacctgtgagatgggagaaaatatttgcaaaccacatatgtgaaaaggggttaatatacaaaatatgtaaggaactcatacaactcaatagcaaaaaaacaaataatccaattacaAAATAGGCAAATTACCTGAgtaaacatttttccaaggaagatatacaactGGTCAATGAATATATCAAAaggtgcttaacatcactaatcatcaggaaaatgcaaatcaaaaccatagtgagatatcatctcacacctgttacagtggctattatcaaaaagacaagagataattaagtgttggtgagggtatggagaaaagggaacccttgtacactattagtagaaatataaatttgtacattcattatggaaaacagtgtggagtttcctcaaaaaattaaagaaagaacttctgtatgatccaggaatcccacttttgggtatatatacaAATGAAGGAGATATTttcactcccatgtttattgcagtattattcacaatagccaagacatgaaacaacctaagtgtccatcaacaaatgaataaagaaaatgggatATCTATCTATATGTGTAGATATAGATAGACAGGTAGTGAtgtatattttcacatatataaaatgaaatgttattcagcaataaaaaagaagaaaattctgccatttgtgaaaacaaggatgaaactggaggacattatgctaaaggAAATGAgctagacacagaaagacaaatattgtatggtttctctcatatgtggactctaaaacaaCATAACTCCATAGAACCAGAATATAGAAAGTTAGTTCTGAATGGCTGGGGCATAACAGAAATGGGACatgttggtcaaaaggtacacacTTTCATCTCTAAGATGAATAATTCTTGGGATGTAAtatagagcatggtgactatatatagttaataatactgtactgtatacttgaaaattgcatagaaactaacacaacattgtcaagcaactatactccaataacaattttttttaaagtgcccaataaaattgaagggaaaaaaaaaataaaattgctaagTGAGTAgctcttaagtgttctcaccatgGTGGGGAGGAAAAGataactatgtgaagtgatgaatgtgttaattaactcaaTTGTGGTAATCGTGTCACCATGTATACATATTATCACATTGGTCACCCAAAAAAAATCACGTtgtacaactttaaaaaataaatcaaataagagCTATGATGTTTGCTACATATCTAATTATGTAagattaattataataattaaccaaagttatgaaagaggaaaaaaactgaatagCAGCATTGAGTATTTAATATAATTCTAAATGGAAAGCACATTGTGTAAAAGTACACTTTGTAACCACATTGAAATTACATATGCATACTGATAAggataatacaaaaaaagaaagcagttcaTTTGAGGGTGATAGTGTGCTTATaggtgaatttatttttaattttgttttttattaatattagtaatttcaaaacaacaaaaaactaccCAGATTTGTTGTGTATTATGACATGCACAGTATCCCTTCTGCAGTTTTCAaggctttccatttcttttatcacAACCAAATTTCTTCCCTGTATACTCCTAACCACATTTCCTGATTACTAGATAAATCTACCTGCTGATACCAAAATGATAAAACCCCCAAACTTTCACTTCTTTCATCATACACATCCCTAGCCATTTTTAAGGCAGTTCAGAAATGCTTCCTATAAAAAGTCTTCTCTGCTAACTCAGCTTAAATTTCCATCAGATTCTACCAAACTATTTTTCACTCTGATGAAGAGAGGGTCAGCCTGCTGCCCAGATCTCAGGTCTACTTTGTCCACTGAAGTACTGCCAAAAAAGACTCACAAGGACTTTTTATTtgataagaaaagaaattggGATTAGAGATCCAATGCTTTTCCTGTAAATCAAGATAATAAAATTTGCtctattttgtgttaattttctttatatttcctagCTTTTAGAATAATAAGATACCATTGGCTCCATCGTCATCTTGCACAAATGCCAAAGTAAAATACATACCTGACAGTAGCTTCACTTTTTTTggttaaattctattttaaaacattgctttTCAGAAAATCTCAGAAATTCTTTGTAATTTATCTTAACCATAAAAACATTCCAAAGGCTTCCATTATATGGAGTAAATATTTTGCCCCAGCTATTTGTACCACTATATCTATTTTTTGAATCAAGTGCCCAGTACATTTAGCAAGAAGGCAAAGAGGGAAAAGTGCTGataaacatttgtaaaataaatatgacattCCATGGTGTTATACTGACACCACGTAGGATAATTTATAGCCTACAAggaatttcctttttgtttttcagctatACTCTTGTATCTCCTGATTCcctctttgcttttctatatgACATTACACTAGAATTCTTCATCTTTCAGACTTCATACAAAGTAGAAGATGGATGGATCAATGGACTGATAGATTGATGGCtcaatggatggataaatgggtacacatacagacatatacataaatatctaTTGTCACTCTGTATTGAGTAAGAATATAATATTCACTTGCAAAGTGTATAAAATACATCCacgtttgttttaattttctacttAAATCCCTAAACAGCTAGacaaataattcataaaattcaGCTCTACAAACTAGATATAGAGAGGGTTTGGTTAGCAAACTTTCAAAGAGGGTTTAACAAATCCTGAAAATGGCCAGGTTATTTCTTTCTGTTAATTAGGGGAGAAGTTTTCATTATTGACTCTTGTGGACTGAAAGAGCCTTTTTCTCAGCAATCCAGAATGACAAGAGGTGCATATTTATTGGCAAGCCTGCAGAGGATGTCTTAAAAGtggaaa
The window above is part of the Hippopotamus amphibius kiboko isolate mHipAmp2 chromosome 4, mHipAmp2.hap2, whole genome shotgun sequence genome. Proteins encoded here:
- the LOC130851854 gene encoding formin-2-like; its protein translation is MSAKWSRCLLVDQKLCSTRLESPYLALCLLTFVQHVELQASRAVSKASFQRTVSTTECSQEALCQAWVPRSQSTDLNSAEECFRDAFLGGVWTEGCSQDQLYTWAAVSQPTHSLDYIEGQFPRRAPAAWPPSKPPDQEHRPKDADTESQSAVLETPKKCSDAAQQEVCDMKSEDQATVIQQLEQTIEDLRTKIAELEKQYPAADSEAAPARDVCLEALRLGEKDVGHQRILQAKSIQTSPTEEGGTLPPPPVGVLPGAAVGDSAGTSSPPGPQTKFCSEISLVVSPRRISVQLDAHQPLQLPPPASLPWSDGQGQAGSQPSHPSLHTESGTSHEYSAFPSSENGRNIPPAPPLPPESSHPMPGLGTAAPPPRPPPAAPGPLLPSPAGPSPSPLPGPEMVPPRPPPLPGEGIPPAPPAPPLPGVGIPPAPPLPGMGIPPPPPLPGVGIPPAPPLPGMGIPPPPPLPGVGIPPAPPLPGVGIPPAPPLPGVGIPPAPPLPGVGIPPAPPLPGVGIPPAPPLPGVGIPPPPPLPGMGIPPAPPLPSEGIPPAPPLPGVGIPPPPPLPGMGIPPPPPLPGEGIPPVPPPPLPGVGIPPPLAPPPPPLPGTGLPLPPQVGSSTLPAPQACGFLPPPLPTGLFGFGLNQDKGSRKQPIEPCRPMKPLYWTRIQLHSKRDSSASLIWEKIEEPSIDCHEFEELFSKSTVKERKKPISDTITKTKAKQVVKLLSNKRSQAVGILMSSLHLDMKDIQHAVVNLDNSVVDLETLQALYENRAQSDELEKIEKHGRTSKDKENTKSLDKPEQFLYKLSLIPNFSERVFCILFQSTFSESICSIRRKLELLQKLCETLKNGSGVMQVLGLVLAFDNYMNGGNKTRGQADGFGLDILPKLKDVKSSDNSRSLLSYIVSYYLRNFDEDAGKEQCVFSLPEPQDLFQASQMKFEDFQKDLRKLKKDLRACEVEAGKVYQVSSEEHIQPFKENMEQFIIQAKIDQEVEENSLTETHKCFLETTAYFFMRPKLGEKEVSPNVFFSIWHEFSSDFKDFWKKENKLILQERVKEAEEVCRQKKGKSLYKIKPRHDSGIKAKISMKT